A window from Saccharomyces cerevisiae S288C chromosome XIII, complete sequence encodes these proteins:
- the SRT1 gene encoding ditrans,polycis-polyprenyl diphosphate synthase (Forms the dehydrodolichyl diphosphate synthase (DDS) complex with NUS1; involved in synthesis of long-chain dolichols (19-22 isoprene units; as opposed to Rer2p which synthesizes shorter-chain dolichols); localizes to lipid bodies; transcription is induced during stationary phase): MKMPSIIQIQFVALKRLLVETKEQMCFAVKSIFQRVFAWVMSLSLFSWFYVNLQNILIKALRVGPVPEHVSFIMDGNRRYAKSRRLPVKKGHEAGGLTLLTLLYICKRLGVKCVSAYAFSIENFNRPKEEVDTLMNLFTVKLDEFAKRAKDYKDPLYGSKIRIVGDQSLLSPEMRKKIKKVEEITQDGDDFTLFICFPYTSRNDMLHTIRDSVEDHLENKSPRINIRKFTNKMYMGFHSNKCELLIRTSGHRRLSDYMLWQVHENATIEFSDTLWPNFSFFAMYLMILKWSFFSTIQKYNEKNHSLFEKIHESVPSIFKKKKTAMSLYNFPNPPISVSVTGDE, from the coding sequence ATGAAAATGCCCAGTATTATTCAGATTCAGTTTGTAGCCCTAAAAAGGCTTTTGGTAGAAACCAAAGAACAGATGTGCTTCGCAGTGAAAAGTATATTTCAGAGAGTATTTGCGTGGGTTATGTCATTAAGCTTGTTTTCATGGTTTTATGTAAATCttcagaatattttgataaaagCATTAAGGGTAGGGCCAGTGCCTGAACATGTCTCCTTTATCATGGATGGTAACCGGAGATATGCCAAGTCAAGAAGGCTACCAGTAAAAAAAGGCCATGAAGCTGGTGGGTTAACGTTACTAACACTACTGTATATCTGCAAAAGATTGGGTGTAAAATGTGTTTCCGCCTATGCAttttctattgaaaattttaatagaccaaaagaagaagtagaTACGCTAATGAATTTGTTTACGGTAAAGCTTGATGAATTCGCAAAAAGAGCCAAGGACTATAAGGATCCCTTATACGGATCTAAAATAAGAATAGTAGGTGATCAATCTTTACTATCTCCagaaatgagaaaaaaaattaaaaaagtGGAAGAAATCACACAGGATGGAGACGATTTCACtttatttatatgtttTCCTTACACTTCAAGAAATGATATGTTACATACTATTCGTGATTCAGTTGAAGACcatttggaaaataaatCACCAAGGATTAatataagaaaatttaCTAATAAAATGTACATGGGTTTCCATTCCAATAAATGTGAATTATTAATCAGAACAAGTGGGCATAGGAGGCTCTCAGACTATATGCTATGGCAAGTACATGAAAATGCCACCATTGAATTTAGTGATACGTTGTGGCCAAATTTTAGCTTCTTTGCTATGTACCTGATGATTCTCAAATGGTCCTTCTTTTCCAccattcaaaaatataatgaGAAGAATCACTCattgtttgaaaaaatacatgaaaGCGTTCCTTcaatatttaaaaaaaagaaaacagcTATGTCTTTGTACAACTTTCCAAACCCCCCCATTTCAGTTTCGGTTACAGGAGATGAATAA
- the LAF1 gene encoding Laf1p (Sterol-binding beta-propeller protein; physically associates with sterol-binding StARkin domain-containing proteins Ysp2/Lam2/Ltc4 and Lam4/Ltc3; essential for retrograde transport of ergosterol from the plasma membrane to the endoplasmic reticulum at ER-PM contact sites; transcription is activated by paralogous transcription factors Yrm1p and Yrr1p along with genes involved in multidrug resistance; non-essential gene; has a paralog, DGR2, that arose from the whole genome duplication) translates to MTNMAEDKTSISKVHSEFSNSSNTTGSEEESRSHQESFDGESSSGESKSKSKLNLEYSADIEPLKFRMTKTNNTNDKLKYSNNGNATDSFMRLKEHLQRGNTLNSNLRVNEFYPFNSIDTEQFENYLREPKYIKMLKRRKNLKQFRRLFLAQELMAYEGETVTSTSKSSEPTSKAIWSTKFSRDGKFMATGSKDGKIRIWKVIGSPVERAELDSSAESNKEARAKSMRIKQQVSSLNNPKEKQFLDSATEKYEEKEKLLNLYAPVFHPTPLRLYKEHVQDVLDINWSKNNFILSASMDKTVKLWHPDRKNSLKTFIHPDFVTCVEFHPTDDRFFISGCLDHKCRLWSILDDEVSFEYDCQDLITSVTLSPEEGKYTIIGTFNGYVHILMTRGLTPVSSFHVADRQTQEQNAHVMVTETDSKIRHGPRVTGLQAFRSQLDNSFRLVVTSNDSRIRIFDLEQRKLLEVLKGFHSGSSQHKAQLSIWHGQPIVVNSSDDHWVYGWRLKSSDRENDQDEPKRKPKGLARSGSLRSIFSKSMSRSSSQNNEEKPHHHLKLTNLLPLPHHSNDHYIKNTDYISFHAHNAPVTCVSIAPPETSKTLSLSNDVICELSLEFFQTSDSFDVLSRSNDDGIMSDVESSLGYNSKPGSISNASATSAIPDVVDAIGTILISTDNVGTIRVFRADMPSVIRKRVLLKLEEYNREVRRRFNSSDSLHSLSRSFNSRAKSNLAGQPAAAYTNTGKGYATGRGYSNICPKSSTSLKTLGSNAQPRTPRESMSSIFSNAHGPTTPTSAMNLPIRCNVCNGSRFEAFSGANDQQDRNYYCVDCGTVVNNFR, encoded by the coding sequence ATGACGAATATGGCGGAGGATAAAACAAGTATAAGCAAGGTACATTCTGAATTCAGCAATTCCTCGAATACCACTGGATCTGAAGAGGAGAGTCGGTCGCATCAAGAGAGCTTCGACGGCGAGTCCAGTTCCGGTGAAAGTAAAAGTAAAAGCAAACTAAATCTTGAATATTCTGCAGATATCGAGCCATTGAAGTTCAGAATGACAAAAACTAATAATACAAATGACAAATTAAAATATAGTAACAACGGCAACGCCACTGATTCATTTATGAGACTAAAGGAACATTTACAGAGAGGCAATACTTTAAATTCGAATCTTAGGGTCAATGAGTTTTACCCTTTCAATTCCATTGATACAGAgcaatttgaaaactatTTGAGAGAGCCAAAATACATTAAAATGTTGAAACGTCGGAAAAACCTGAAACAATTTAGAAGATTGTTTCTCGCGCAAGAACTAATGGCCTACGAAGGTGAAACGGTTACCTCCACTTCCAAATCATCTGAACCAACCTCTAAAGCTATATGGAGTACAAAGTTTAGCCGCGATGGAAAATTTATGGCCACTGGTAGCAAAGATGGtaaaataagaatatgGAAAGTTATTGGCTCTCCAGTTGAAAGAGCCGAATTGGACTCGAGTGCGGAATCAAATAAAGAGGCACGAGCCAAGTCGATGCGGATCAAACAGCAGGTCAGTTCATTGAACaatccaaaagaaaaacaatttttGGATTCTGCTACAGAGAAATACgaagagaaggaaaaattattgaatttgTATGCGCCTGTCTTTCACCCAACGCCTTTGCGACTGTATAAAGAACACGTGCAAGATGTTCTGGATATAAATTGGtctaaaaataattttattttgtcaGCATCGATGGATAAGACAGTAAAACTATGGCATCCCGATAGGAAAAATTCACTTAAGACATTCATACATCCTGATTTTGTCACTTGTGTGGAATTTCACCCCACCGACGAtagatttttcattagCGGCTGTCTGGATCACAAATGCAGGTTATGGTCTATACTGGATGATGAAGTTAGCTTTGAGTACGATTGTCAAGACTTAATAACATCTGTTACATTATCCCCTGAGGAGGGAAAATACACTATAATAGGAACATTTAATGGATACGTTCATATTCTGATGACCAGAGGTCTCACTCCAGTTTCTTCATTTCACGTAGCTGATAGACAAACACAAGAACAAAACGCTCACGTCATGGTCACGGAAACTGACTCAAAAATTCGTCATGGTCCACGTGTGACGGGTTTGCAAGCTTTTAGATCTCAACTGGACAATTCTTTCCGCTTAGTAGTTACATCGAATGATTCGAGgataagaatttttgactTAGAACAGAGGAAGCTTCTAGAGGTATTGAAAGGCTTCCATAGCGGATCTTCCCAACACAAGGCACAATTGTCCATCTGGCATGGTCAGCCAATCGTTGTAAATAGTAGTGATGACCATTGGGTTTACGGCTGGAGGTTAAAGTCTTCGGATAGAGAGAATGATCAAGACGAACCTAAAAGGAAACCAAAGGGATTGGCTCGGTCCGGAAGTTTGAGAAGCATATTTAGTAAATCAATGAGTAGGTCTTCCAGCCAGAATAACGAAGAAAAACCACATCATCATTTAAAACTTACTAACTTACTTCCCTTGCCTCATCATAGCAACGATCATTATATCAAAAATACGGAttacatttcttttcatgcACACAATGCCCCTGTTACTTGTGTTAGCATTGCACCGCCAGAAACTTCGAAAACATTATCTTTGTCTAACGATGTTATCTGCGAGCTATCTCTAGAGTTTTTTCAGACATCCGATAGTTTCGATGTTTTGAGTCGGAGTAACGACGATGGCATAATGTCAGATGTAGAGTCGTCTTTGGGCTACAATTCTAAACCAGGCTCAATTTCTAATGCTTCCGCCACCAGTGCTATCCCAGATGTCGTTGACGCAATTGGAACGATATTGATCAGTACTGATAACGTAGGGACTATTCGTGTGTTTAGAGCAGATATGCCCTCTGTTATAAGAAAGCGCGTGTTACTCAAACTAGAAGAATACAATAGAGAGGTTCGGAGAAGGTTTAACAGTTCTGATTCTTTGCATTCTTTGAGTCGAAGCTTCAACTCGAGAGCGAAATCAAACTTGGCTGGCCAACCGGCAGCGGCGTATACTAATACTGGAAAAGGCTATGCAACGGGACGTGGATACTCTAATATATGTCCCAAAAGCAGTACATCACTAAAAACACTCGGCAGTAATGCACAGCCAAGAACACCAAGGGAAAGCATGTCATCTATTTTCTCCAATGCACATGGGCCTACCACTCCAACGAGCGCAATGAATTTACCTATCCGTTGCAATGTTTGTAACGGTTCAAGGTTTGAGGCTTTTTCTGGTGCTAATGACCAACAAGATAGAAACTATTATTGCGTAGACTGCGGTACAGTAGTTAATAACTTCCGCTAA
- the MUB1 gene encoding MYND-type zinc finger protein MUB1 (MYND domain-containing protein; component of the Mub1p-Ubr2p-Rad6p ubiquitin ligase complex, required for ubiquitination and degradation of Rpn4p; interacts with Ubr2p (E3) and indirectly with Rad6p (E2); short-lived protein degraded in a Ubr2p/Rad6p dependent manner; proposed to function as both a partner and substrate of the Ubr2p/Rad6p ubiquitin ligase; similar to the A. nidulans samB gene) — protein sequence MRDSNHRSLTSNKPIVTITSTVYDRRALDINSSIPLINSLNYLTYLTSNSSKVRETVANDGALERLVSILRSCHLSLFELLDLDLENFNEHENIKDLWKEKRLALCAWKWTLTFQCLVLTGTRGTEQIRKKVVMSGVLSVLVTVLDNYLLYHKNYDFIKDQTMTFDFKGITTETMYKFMRKDENETYQQYIEFITGQDKLKLSTDKNFLNERLVAPSMTIPTDFSDIWGRFADLASNFEPDQERHDDDIDIDSEVESENFDAHKNFFSQPDINRPTISTPREFFLGRIVPKQDDVIWSLQLLAFVSKYTYMKSTLQNVELVESLSFRSMAYKIKQRISEENDLEEQERDVTVKLSSLYPYLSKNPENNSKVKALDTSKMDPFFKELEELSNRCQQEEQNEICNNHCPVLNLFERYRVPKPSDDNAYGKDKERINLRKKISDNFERRWSYDKMKKELTNIVYKNKVLTNVVNIFPLVEKYTVSAENTHDVIYWSSVIMRNSCRKNEILGVRQCANFSCGKWEDFPRQFAKCRRCKRTKYCSRKCQLKAWGYHRYWCHEVGSSHMRSTNTTTGVNTPNEPSSLNATATTAADVSNSTSTFTPNISTTVPDEISNRDENSIPE from the coding sequence ATGAGAGACTCTAATCATCGATCATTAACGTCGAACAAGCCTATAGTAACAATAACATCTACTGTCTATGACCGAAGGGCATTGGATATCAACTCTAGTATTCCGTTAATAAACTCCCTAAACTACTTAACATATCTAACCTCTAATTCATCAAAAGTTAGGGAAACGGTAGCTAACGACGGTGCTCTCGAAAGATTAGTCTCAATATTGAGGAGTTGTCATTTAAGTTTGTTTGAGTTGCTGGATTTGGatttagaaaattttaatgaGCACGAAAACATAAAGGATCTATGGAAGGAGAAAAGACTAGCACTATGCGCTTGGAAATGGACTTTAACATTTCAGTGCTTAGTATTGACAGGTACTAGAGGGACAGAACAAATTCGTAAAAAAGTGGTAATGTCTGGGGTCTTATCTGTGCTGGTCACAGTATTGGATAACTATTTACTATATCATAAAAATTACGACTTCATCAAAGATCAAACAATGACCTTTGACTTCAAAGGGATAACCACGGAGACAATGTATAAATTCATGAGAAAAGATGAGAATGAAACATATCAGCAGTATATAGAGTTCATTACAGGTCAGGATAAATTGAAGTTGTCAACtgacaaaaattttctaaaCGAACGATTAGTGGCACCGTCTATGACAATTCCAACTGATTTTAGTGATATATGGGGCCGGTTTGCAGACCTAGCTAGCAATTTTGAACCTGACCAGGAAAGACACGACGACGACATTGATATTGATAGTGAAGtagaaagtgaaaattttgatgcACAtaagaatttcttttcgcAACCAGACATTAATAGACCTACAATTTCCACTCCAcgtgaattttttctcgGAAGAATTGTCCCCAAACAAGACGACGTTATATGGTCGCTTCAGTTATTAGCTTTTGTTTCGAAGTATACATATATGAAATCAACCCTTCAAAATGTTGAGCTGGTTGAATCCCTATCGTTCAGAAGTATGGCTTACAAAATTAAACAGAGAATCTCAGAAGAGAATGACttagaagaacaagaaagagACGTAACTGTAAAATTGTCTTCATTATATCCTTATTTATCGAAAAATCCTGAAAACAATTCCAAAGTTAAGGCACTAGATACTAGCAAAATGGatccatttttcaaagaattagAAGAACTCTCAAACAGATGTcaacaagaagaacaaaatgaaatatgTAATAACCACTGTCCCGTTCTTAATTTGTTTGAGCGCTACCGTGTACCGAAACCTAGCGACGACAATGCCTATGGCAAAGACAAGGAAAGAATTAATttaaggaagaaaatatctGATAACTTTGAAAGGCGCTGGAGCTACgataaaatgaaaaaggaattaaCAAATATTGTTTACAAAAACAAGGTACTAACAAATGTTGTAAACATCTTCCCCTTAGTCGAAAAATATACAGTGAGCGCAGAAAATACACATGATGTTATATATTGGAGTTCTGTCATCATGAGAAATTCATGTCGAAAAAATGAGATCTTAGGTGTGCGTCAGTGTGCCAATTTTTCGTGCGGAAAATGGGAAGATTTTCCAAGACAATTTGCAAAATGTCGTCGATGCAAAAGAACGAAATATTGCTCACGAAAGTGTCAATTAAAAGCATGGGGATATCATAGGTATTGGTGTCACGAAGTTGGATCAAGTCATATGAGATCCACGAATACTACCACAGGTGTCAATACCCCAAATGAGCCTAGTTCTTTAAATGCCACCGCTACTACAGCAGCTGATGTTTCGAATTCTACCAGTACGTTCACTCCTAATATATCCACCACCGTACCTGATGAAATAAGCAATAGGGATGAAAATAGCATACCTGAGTAA